The nucleotide sequence CTGAGCAATGGTCGGTCACGGCGGGATGTGTGGAGGGCAGACACAGATGGGTGAAGTTCGTGTTGTCGGCATTCGCGTCGAGCAACCGCAGAACCAGCCGGTGCTGTTGCTGCGCGAAGCCGACGGTGACCGGTACCTACCGATTTGGATCGGCCAGTCCGAGGCCGCTGCCATCGCGCTTGAGCAACAAGGCGTGGAGCCGCCCCGGCCGTTGACGCACGACTTGATCAGGGATCTCATTGCCGCGCTCGGGCATTCCCTCAAGGAAGTGCGCATCGTCGATCTGCAAGAGGGCACGTTCTATGCGGATTTGATCTTCGACCGCAACATCACGGTCTCGGCTCGCCCCTCCGACTCGGTGGCGATTGCGCTGCGCGTCGGTGTTCCGATTTATGTCGAGGAGGCGGTGCTGGCCCAGGCCGGCCTGTTGATACCCGACGAGGGTGACGAGGAGGCCGGAAGCGCCGTTCGAGAGGACGAGGTCGAGAAATTCAAAGAGTTTCTCGACAGCGTTTCGCCCGACGACTTCAAGGCCACCTGACCCAACAAAGGTGCAGGAAAAAAGCAATCGTGAGGGAGGATCAACAACGTCACGGATCCGTCTCATCTCGCAACATGCCATCTCGACACGCCTAGGGGATGGCGCTCACGGGCCCGCGCAGCGTCCATACTTTGAAGGCGACTTGATGATCAACCCGCGGACCGCAACGGTCCAACAGCGTATGCTCTTCAGCACTCGGCCCTGAGCAAACGTGGTTGCCGAGGCAGCCAGTGACGCAGCTAGTGACACAACAGCGCGATCGGCGAGAGGAAACACCGTGAGCGACCAGCCACGTCAAGAACAGCTGGATCTTGCAGCCAACCCAACCGCTGGGACCAACGGTTCTTACGATGGCTCTGCAGCAGGCGAACCCGTGCAGCAGGGACTGTTCCCCGACGATTCGGTACCCGACGAGCTGGTCGGCTACCGCGGTCCAAGCGCTTGTCAGATTGCGGGTATCACCTACCGCCAACTCGACTACTGGGCACGCACCTCGTTGGTTGTGCCCTCGATCCGCGGCGCGGCAGGATCGGGCAGTCAGCGCCTGTACTCCTTCAAAGACATTCTGGTGCTCAAGATCGTAAAGCGATTGCTCGACACCGGCATCTCGCTGCACAACATCCGGGTTGCGGTCGATCACCTGCGTCAGCGCGGGGTCCAGGATCTGGCCAACATCACCCTGTTCTCCGACGGGACAACCGTCTATGAGTGCACGTCGGCCGAGGAGGTCGTAGACCTGCTGCAAGGCGGCCAGGGTGTGTTCGGCATCGCGGTTTCGGGCGCGATGCGGGAGCTGACCGGAGTCATCGCCGACTTCCACGGCGAGC is from Mycobacterium marinum and encodes:
- a CDS encoding bifunctional nuclease family protein, which codes for MGEVRVVGIRVEQPQNQPVLLLREADGDRYLPIWIGQSEAAAIALEQQGVEPPRPLTHDLIRDLIAALGHSLKEVRIVDLQEGTFYADLIFDRNITVSARPSDSVAIALRVGVPIYVEEAVLAQAGLLIPDEGDEEAGSAVREDEVEKFKEFLDSVSPDDFKAT
- a CDS encoding MerR family transcriptional regulator; its protein translation is MSDQPRQEQLDLAANPTAGTNGSYDGSAAGEPVQQGLFPDDSVPDELVGYRGPSACQIAGITYRQLDYWARTSLVVPSIRGAAGSGSQRLYSFKDILVLKIVKRLLDTGISLHNIRVAVDHLRQRGVQDLANITLFSDGTTVYECTSAEEVVDLLQGGQGVFGIAVSGAMRELTGVIADFHGERADGGESIAAPEDELASRRKHRDRKIG